One genomic segment of Rivularia sp. PCC 7116 includes these proteins:
- a CDS encoding bacterioferritin, with product MMQFNRDKTINFLQQILEFELAGVVRYTTYSLMVNNSEKNEIVDFLREQAEESLFHSQKVGEALVSINGNPQPRITPIAELESYSVKDILNASLAHEKQALGLYEKLLDTLKGSNSDIEKFVTNMIHEEGHHAQELAEMIDGLNSEQ from the coding sequence ATGATGCAATTTAATCGAGACAAAACTATTAATTTCCTGCAACAAATTCTAGAGTTTGAATTAGCAGGAGTGGTTCGCTACACAACTTACTCGTTGATGGTAAACAATAGCGAGAAAAATGAAATTGTTGATTTTCTTCGAGAACAAGCAGAAGAATCGCTGTTTCATTCTCAAAAAGTAGGAGAAGCTTTAGTAAGTATTAATGGAAATCCTCAACCGCGCATTACACCTATTGCAGAACTTGAAAGCTATTCGGTAAAAGATATATTAAATGCAAGTTTAGCACATGAAAAACAAGCTTTAGGGCTTTATGAAAAACTGCTAGATACACTCAAAGGTAGCAACAGTGATATAGAAAAATTTGTTACTAATATGATTCATGAAGAAGGTCATCATGCTCAAGAATTGGCAGAAATGATAGACGGTTTGAACAGTGAACAGTGA
- a CDS encoding FTR1 family protein: MNFSAALPTFLITLREGVEAALVVGIVLAMLAKAKQSRLNSWVYAGVAVGIIVSALIGIFFASIIQVAGLINPQYAPIVKPLMEAGFSVIAIVMLSWMLIWMTKQAKFMKAEVEGAVQDALKADSNAGWGVFTLVLIAVVREGFETVLFIASNFQEGLVPTIGAIAGIATATLIGTLIFKFGVKINIRQFFQVMGIFLVLIVAGLVVGGLRKFDQAFAALALTNSTWENICFYNQSMQEIHSCVLGPMVWNASNILPDKKFPGVILKVLFGYREHLYLVQAVAYLSFLLSVGGLYLRSIAGNLSPVKNKIPASQSVK; this comes from the coding sequence ATGAACTTTAGTGCAGCACTACCGACATTTTTAATAACTCTCCGAGAGGGAGTAGAAGCGGCTTTAGTAGTGGGTATAGTACTGGCAATGCTTGCCAAAGCTAAACAATCCCGACTTAATTCTTGGGTTTATGCTGGCGTAGCAGTTGGGATTATAGTAAGTGCGCTTATTGGAATATTTTTCGCTTCGATAATTCAAGTTGCGGGGTTAATAAATCCTCAATATGCCCCTATAGTTAAACCTTTAATGGAAGCAGGATTCAGCGTTATAGCCATAGTAATGCTCAGTTGGATGCTTATCTGGATGACAAAGCAAGCCAAATTTATGAAAGCTGAAGTTGAAGGAGCCGTACAGGATGCGTTGAAAGCAGACTCTAACGCCGGTTGGGGGGTTTTTACTTTAGTTTTAATTGCTGTAGTGCGAGAAGGTTTTGAAACTGTCTTATTTATCGCTTCAAATTTTCAAGAGGGTTTAGTTCCAACAATCGGAGCAATCGCTGGAATCGCAACTGCAACGTTAATTGGTACGCTGATATTTAAATTTGGAGTAAAAATCAATATCCGCCAGTTTTTCCAAGTGATGGGTATTTTTCTGGTGTTGATTGTTGCGGGTTTAGTTGTTGGAGGATTACGCAAATTTGACCAGGCTTTTGCAGCTTTAGCTCTTACAAATAGTACTTGGGAAAATATTTGTTTTTATAATCAAAGTATGCAAGAAATTCACTCTTGTGTATTAGGTCCGATGGTTTGGAACGCATCAAATATATTACCAGATAAAAAGTTTCCAGGAGTAATTCTCAAAGTATTATTTGGCTATAGAGAACATTTATATTTAGTTCAAGCTGTCGCATATCTATCGTTTTTATTATCTGTTGGTGGCTTGTATTTACGCAGCATTGCAGGTAATTTATCTCCTGTTAAAAATAAAATTCCTGCTAGTCAATCAGTCAAATAA
- a CDS encoding bacterioferritin, translating to MQELDSKKTIDLLNAIMEFELAGVVRYTHYSLMVTGPYRIPIVDFFKAQASESLLHAQQVGEILTGIDGGHPSLKIAPMEETYKHKVKDILEESLSHEQTALDLYKKFLHTVENASIYLEEFARNMIGQEEMHNLELKKMLRDFS from the coding sequence ATGCAAGAACTCGACAGTAAAAAGACAATTGACCTCTTAAACGCCATCATGGAATTTGAACTAGCAGGGGTAGTGCGCTACACGCATTATTCCTTGATGGTGACTGGTCCTTATCGCATTCCCATTGTGGATTTTTTCAAGGCACAAGCTAGTGAATCATTACTTCATGCTCAACAAGTAGGAGAAATTCTTACAGGAATAGATGGCGGGCATCCAAGCCTAAAAATTGCGCCAATGGAAGAAACCTATAAGCATAAAGTTAAGGATATCTTGGAAGAAAGCTTATCCCACGAACAAACTGCTTTAGACCTGTATAAAAAGTTTTTACATACAGTTGAGAACGCCAGCATTTACTTAGAGGAATTTGCTCGTAACATGATTGGACAAGAGGAGATGCACAATCTCGAATTGAAAAAAATGTTACGCGATTTTAGTTAA